The Streptomyces durmitorensis genome contains the following window.
GACCTCGACGGCCGGTGCGCGCCCGGTGGTCGCCCGGGTGAAGAGCGAGGTGAGGATGCCGGTGTAGGCGTACATCCCGCCCGCGATGTCCGCGACCGAGATGCCCGCCCGCACCGCCTCGTCCGGCGTGCCGGTCAGCGAGAGCAGCCCGGTCTGGCACTGCACGAGCAGGTCGTAGGCCTTGCGGTCCGCCCAGGAGCCACTGGTGCCGTACCCGCTGACGGTGCAGGGGATCAACGACGGGTAGCGGGCCTGGAGTTCATCCGCGCCAAGGCCCAGGCGGTCGGCCGCGCCGGGGGCGAGGTTCTGCACGAACACGTCGGCCCCCGCGAGGAGTTCGTGCAGGATCTCCACGCCCTCATCGGACTTGAGGTCCAGGGTGAGGGACTCCTTGGAGCGGTTGAGCCAGACGAAGTAGCTGGCCTGGCCGTGCACCGTGGTGTCGTAGCGGCGGGCGAAGTCGCCGCCCCCGGGGCGCTCGACCTTGATCACGCGGGCGCCGAGGTCGGCCAGCTGACGGGTGGCGAAGGGAGCGGCGACGGCCTGCTCCAGGCTGACGACCGTGATGCCCTCCAGGGGCAGGTGACCGGCCGGTTCGTGGTGCGTCGTCGCCATGACTGCCTCTCGTTCGCGGGGTGCTGCCTGCCTGATTCTGTACGGTCACACAGGCGCCCCCTTCAGTCGCCCTCACCCACGACCGACTTGGACACGAGCCGCCCGTCGGCGAAGCACAGGCGGTAGCCGTCGGACGACAGGAAGCGCGTGCTGTAGTACACGCAGTCCTGGCCGCGAGGCGTCGCGGGCGCGCCGTCCGGCGGGCCGTCCCTGGTGAAGTTCGGCAGCCGGGACTCCACTTCGTCGCGCGGCTCCCCGGCCGTCAGGCCGTCGTACACCCCACGGTCGAGGACCGAGAAGACGGAACTGATCAGGCTGATGGGGATCATGAGCAGCAGGATCCCGGCGAGGACCGCGAGCGGGGCCAGGACCGCCTGGACGAG
Protein-coding sequences here:
- a CDS encoding CaiB/BaiF CoA transferase family protein; protein product: MATTHHEPAGHLPLEGITVVSLEQAVAAPFATRQLADLGARVIKVERPGGGDFARRYDTTVHGQASYFVWLNRSKESLTLDLKSDEGVEILHELLAGADVFVQNLAPGAADRLGLGADELQARYPSLIPCTVSGYGTSGSWADRKAYDLLVQCQTGLLSLTGTPDEAVRAGISVADIAGGMYAYTGILTSLFTRATTGRAPAVEVSLFDALGEWMSQPAYYTRYGGTQPPRVGARHATVAPYGPFTASDGKDVLLSVQNEREWAALCEQVIGRPELTEDPRFATGSDRVAHRDELDAIISARFAALGSQEAMELLDRANIANAGVNSVAEFLDHPALRERDRWREVSIPGSPSPVQALVPPANLSGVDPRMDPVPAAGEHTERILGELGRGPDDIARLCAEGVCR